The Chryseobacterium shigense region ATATCTAAACCCCTAATTTCTATAAAAAGTAAAAATGAAGACCCTAATCAAAAATGTAAAGATCGTGAACGAAGGCAAAATCTTCGAAAGCGATATCTTAATAGAAAACGACCTTATTTCAAAAATAGATTCCAATATTTCCGAAGATGCAGACCAGATTATTGACGGTTCCGGGAAATACCTTCTGCCGGGAGTAATAGATGATCAGGTGCATTTCAGGGATCCGGGCCTTACCCATAAAGGAGATATTGAAACGGAATCGAGAGCGGCTATTGCAGGAGGGATAACCAGTTTTATAGACCAGCCGAACACGGTTCCTAATGCAGTTACCCAGGAATTACTTGCTGATAAATATAAAATAGGTTCTCAAAAAGCATATGCCAACTATGGTTTTATGATGGGTGGAACCAATGATAACCTTGAAGAAGTTTTGAAGACCAATCCGAGAAATGTTCCGGGAATTAAATTATTCTTAGGCTCTTCTACCGGAAATATGCTTGTAGATAATCCTGAAACCCTTGAAAATATCTTCAGCAGTACAAAAATGCTGATCGCTGTTCACTGCGAAGATGAAGCAACGATCAAAGCCAACACTCAGAAGTATATTGATGAATACGGAGAAGATATTCCGGTGAGATTCCATCACCTGATCAGAAGTGAGGAAGCATGCTATAAATCTTCTTCAAAAGCAATTGAACTGGCAGAAAAAACAGGAGCGAGACTTCATGTTTTTCATCTTTCAACAGCTAAAGAAATGGAGCTGTTCAGAAATGATATTCCGTTAAAAGATAAAAAGATTACCGCTGAAGTATGCGTCCATCACTTAACATTTACCAATGACGATTATGAAACTAAGGGATCTTTGATCAAATGGAATCCTGCCGTAAAAACCCAGAAAGATAAAGATGCATTATGGGAAGCTCTTCTTGACGGAAGAATTGATGTGGTTGCTACGGACCATGCGCCCCATACTGCTGAAGAAAAACAGAATGTGTATACAAAATGCCCTTCCGGTGCGCCTTTGGTACAGCATTCATTGCCGGTTATGCTGGAAAATTATTATGCTGGAAAAATCTCTCTGGAAAAGATCGTTGAAAAGATGAGCCACAATCCGGCTATACTTTTCAGAATTGAGAAAAGAGGTTTTGTAAGGGAAGGGTATAAGGCGGACCTTGTTCTGGCAGACTTAAATACAGACTGGACTGTAGCCAAAGACAATATTCTTTACAAATGCGGATGGAGTCCGCTCGAAGGGATGAATCTGCATTCCAAAATAACCCAGACTTTTGTTAACGGGCAGCTTGTTTATGATAATGGTAAAATTGCAGACGGAAAATTCGGGGAAAGACTTCTTTTTGAAGCAGGAGAATAATTGTAAGGAAAAGAGAGAAAATAAAAAGGGCAAATAAATACATTTGCCCTTTTATTGTTATAAATTTTGGAGGTGTGAATGTTAAATCACCCCGTCAAAAATTCAGAAAATTTTTGCCACGCTTCTAAGGGAGGGAAATTTTGATCCAGCGAATATTAATCATGATGAAAATTAAGTATCCTAAAATCTGTTGTGACTTTTGTGGTTAAAAAAGAACCTATTTCTTTGCCTTAGCGCTCATATAAAATGTAAGTTTCCCACCAGCCGTAATTTCAGAATGCTTTAATGTAAAATTCTTAATCTCTTTGCCGTTCAGAAGAATCTTTTCCACGTAAACATTTTTAGGGCTTTGGTTGATTGCCTCAATTTCAAAAGTTTTTCCGTTTTCCAGATTTAATATGGCATGATCTACAGCCGGACTTCCTATTGCATAATCTTCGGAGCCTGGTGCTACAGGATAAAACCCGAGTGAGCTTAAAATATACCACGCACTCATTTGTCCTGCATCATCATTTCCTCCCAAACCGTCAGGTGTTGCCTTATACTGCATTTCTAAAATACGGCGGATCTGTGCCTGTGTTTTCCATGGCTGTCCCGCCCAGTTATAAAGGTAAGCAACATGATGAGCCGGCTCATTTCCGTGAACGTAACCGCCGATAATTCCTTCGCGGGTAATGTCTTCCGTATCAGCAAAAAATTC contains the following coding sequences:
- a CDS encoding dihydroorotase yields the protein MKTLIKNVKIVNEGKIFESDILIENDLISKIDSNISEDADQIIDGSGKYLLPGVIDDQVHFRDPGLTHKGDIETESRAAIAGGITSFIDQPNTVPNAVTQELLADKYKIGSQKAYANYGFMMGGTNDNLEEVLKTNPRNVPGIKLFLGSSTGNMLVDNPETLENIFSSTKMLIAVHCEDEATIKANTQKYIDEYGEDIPVRFHHLIRSEEACYKSSSKAIELAEKTGARLHVFHLSTAKEMELFRNDIPLKDKKITAEVCVHHLTFTNDDYETKGSLIKWNPAVKTQKDKDALWEALLDGRIDVVATDHAPHTAEEKQNVYTKCPSGAPLVQHSLPVMLENYYAGKISLEKIVEKMSHNPAILFRIEKRGFVREGYKADLVLADLNTDWTVAKDNILYKCGWSPLEGMNLHSKITQTFVNGQLVYDNGKIADGKFGERLLFEAGE